The Microbacterium luteum genome includes a region encoding these proteins:
- a CDS encoding DUF2461 domain-containing protein, whose product MGEHAAGRLFEPEAFGFYERLAADNTREWFTAHREEYDGLIREPLEMLCEIAEAGYGSAKVFRPNRDVRFSADKSPYKTNAAMVAGTIASIYLSVSADGIDVGGGLYQPSRGQLRRGREAIEDDATGSTFERIADGIEAAGFTFAGPPLKTAPRGYDREHPRIARLRLTHYAALRPLPREATVDDIQHAWQQIEPLRRWIVEHVGPSDDRPFTR is encoded by the coding sequence ATGGGCGAGCACGCGGCAGGGCGATTGTTCGAGCCCGAGGCGTTCGGATTCTACGAGCGTCTGGCGGCGGACAACACCCGGGAGTGGTTCACCGCGCACCGCGAGGAATATGACGGACTCATCCGGGAGCCTCTGGAGATGCTCTGCGAGATCGCCGAGGCGGGGTACGGCTCGGCGAAAGTGTTCCGGCCGAATCGAGATGTGCGCTTCAGCGCCGACAAGTCGCCCTACAAGACGAACGCCGCCATGGTCGCCGGCACGATCGCGAGCATCTACCTGTCGGTGTCGGCGGACGGCATCGACGTCGGCGGCGGGCTCTATCAGCCCTCGCGGGGACAACTGCGACGCGGCCGCGAGGCCATCGAGGACGATGCCACCGGATCGACCTTCGAGCGCATCGCCGATGGCATCGAGGCGGCAGGCTTCACGTTCGCCGGGCCGCCGCTGAAGACCGCGCCGCGCGGCTACGACCGGGAGCACCCCCGCATCGCACGCCTTCGTCTGACCCACTACGCCGCGCTGCGGCCGCTGCCGCGCGAGGCGACTGTCGACGACATCCAGCACGCCTGGCAGCAGATCGAGCCGCTGCGGCGATGGATCGTCGAGCACGTCGGGCCCTCGGACGACCGCCCCTTCACCCGCTGA
- a CDS encoding transposase, whose translation MVVNVRSGDRDQGFLLPPSVRDWLPEDHLAFFVIDVVAELDLTAFYAAFRADGRGGAVYDPEMMLGVLIYAYCTGERSSRRIEKRLVEDVAYRVIAVNQSPDHATLARFRARHQDAIAGLFSQVLGLCVKAGLVDAGLVAIDGTKIEADASYFANRTRDELAAAVLAEAAATDAAEDEQLGDRSGSELPDDWAGGQGRRGRIRAALAELEGQPARDYEARVAERAAKEAATGKGLRGPKPLKEPARRALPRRANTTDPHSRIIATNGAGVMQGYNAQTAATAGQIVVAAEVTATANDQPHFIPMTQAVMENLAETGAGKVGTFVADAGYWTAASGTADVGADVLIATRKPAWRRGETPDDDKLAILAKVNRGELSLRQAGDILGVSYTWVRDMTKRYFGKDGPRQARTAQPEPDEWMPVIEKLARGEISQRAAIDELQVSQGRVKAMLAHVRGEGVEPEIARRAMDAKLATETGSEAYRKRQHSIEPVFGNVKANLGYRRFTRRGMPAVHAEWRLICSAHNLLKLRTATTA comes from the coding sequence ATGGTCGTGAATGTGCGTTCGGGTGATCGGGATCAGGGGTTTCTGCTGCCGCCGTCGGTGCGGGATTGGTTGCCGGAGGATCATCTGGCGTTCTTCGTGATCGATGTGGTCGCGGAGTTGGATCTGACGGCGTTCTACGCCGCGTTCCGCGCCGACGGGCGCGGCGGGGCCGTCTACGACCCGGAGATGATGCTCGGTGTGCTGATCTACGCGTACTGCACCGGGGAGCGCTCCTCCCGTCGGATCGAGAAGCGCCTGGTCGAGGACGTCGCCTACCGGGTGATCGCGGTGAACCAGTCCCCCGATCACGCGACGTTGGCGCGGTTCCGGGCGCGTCACCAGGACGCGATCGCAGGGCTGTTCTCCCAGGTCCTCGGGCTCTGCGTGAAGGCCGGGCTGGTGGACGCAGGACTGGTCGCGATCGACGGGACGAAGATCGAAGCGGACGCGTCGTACTTCGCCAACCGCACCCGCGACGAGCTGGCAGCTGCGGTCCTGGCCGAGGCGGCCGCCACCGACGCCGCGGAGGACGAGCAGCTCGGGGATCGCTCGGGGTCCGAGCTGCCGGACGACTGGGCCGGCGGGCAGGGTCGGCGGGGCCGGATCCGGGCGGCGCTGGCAGAGCTGGAGGGTCAGCCGGCGCGGGACTACGAGGCGCGGGTCGCGGAGCGGGCGGCGAAGGAAGCCGCTACCGGGAAGGGTCTGAGAGGGCCGAAGCCGTTGAAGGAGCCGGCGCGGCGGGCGCTGCCGCGGAGGGCGAACACGACCGATCCGCACTCGCGGATCATCGCCACCAATGGCGCAGGGGTGATGCAGGGCTATAACGCCCAGACCGCCGCGACGGCGGGGCAGATCGTCGTGGCCGCGGAGGTCACAGCGACCGCGAACGACCAGCCCCACTTCATCCCGATGACCCAAGCAGTCATGGAGAACCTCGCCGAGACCGGCGCCGGGAAGGTCGGCACGTTCGTCGCGGACGCGGGCTATTGGACGGCAGCCAGCGGCACTGCCGATGTCGGCGCGGACGTGTTGATCGCGACGCGGAAACCGGCCTGGCGTCGAGGCGAGACCCCCGATGATGACAAGCTCGCCATCCTGGCGAAGGTGAACCGCGGGGAGCTGTCCCTGCGGCAGGCCGGGGACATCCTCGGCGTCTCTTACACCTGGGTTAGAGACATGACCAAACGCTACTTCGGCAAAGACGGGCCACGGCAAGCCCGCACCGCCCAACCCGAACCCGACGAATGGATGCCCGTGATCGAGAAGCTCGCCCGAGGAGAGATCTCCCAGCGGGCCGCGATCGACGAACTCCAGGTCTCCCAGGGGCGGGTCAAGGCCATGCTCGCCCACGTCCGAGGCGAAGGTGTCGAGCCGGAGATCGCCCGCCGGGCCATGGACGCCAAGCTCGCCACCGAAACAGGGTCAGAGGCCTACCGGAAACGGCAGCACAGCATCGAACCCGTCTTCGGAAACGTCAAAGCCAACCTCGGCTACCGACGCTTCACACGACGAGGAATGCCCGCCGTCCACGCAGAATGGCGGCTGATCTGCAGCGCCCACAACCTCCTCAAACTCCGCACCGCGACCACCGCCTGA
- a CDS encoding phosphoenolpyruvate carboxylase has protein sequence MRELTNTEAIDLVGRYEAGQEIPDTMRADVRLLGGLLGRVLRESGSPGLFEDVERLRAATIQAYTDATPEAFARAEAIADSFSIDRAEEVARAFTCYFHLVNLAEEHQRVRVLRQRDGRPDREDATDSVAAAFVRLAAEIGDDSALERLQALRFHPVFTAHPTEARRRAISTGIRRLAELLEERDATLRNGADEGRTERQMLEEIDTLWRTGPLRAEKPSPTDEVRAVMAVFDDTLFTSIPEVYRRVDDALQGPAAGSRSPVVRPFVRIGSWVGGDRDGNPFVTASVTRKAAKIASEHVLLGLERAALRIGRTLTLDVDTTPPSDAVTSLWHRLRSADEDAARDIAKRSPGELHRSVVLLAARKIAATRTRDADLAYATPDELLADLRVVQDSLVSASAPRQAYGQLQQLIWQVETFGFHLAELEVRQHSAVHRKVLDELDAGGERSELAEEVLEVFRVVKFLQDRYGPRAAGRYIVSFTQSAEDLANVHRLARYAVGEGATPPVLDVIPLFETFADLQAAPGILREIVQHPAFAARLGETGNRLEVMLGYSDSSKDVGPVAATLALYEAQAAIADWAKESGIELTLFHGRGGALGRGGGPANSAILAQPPHSVDGRFKLTEQGEVIFARYGEPAIAKRHIDQVAAAMLLASSPSVERTNRHAAERFHAIGATMDAASRDRFAALVNAPGFAPWFAQVTPMEEIGLLALGSRPARRGLSVESLADLRAIPWVFAWSQARINLAGWFGLGTALEAVGDEGQLRRAYEQWPLFRTLIDNVAMSLAKTDDRIAMRYLDLGDREELATLVREEMALTRAWVVRITDGDELLANKPVLQRAVKLRSPYVDALSLLQLRALRTLRDDAANGRDLDPDQQRLLLLSVNGVSAGLQNTG, from the coding sequence ATGCGCGAACTGACGAACACCGAGGCGATCGACCTCGTCGGCCGCTACGAAGCCGGCCAGGAGATCCCCGACACGATGCGCGCCGACGTGCGCCTGCTGGGCGGATTGCTGGGACGGGTGCTCCGCGAGAGCGGTTCACCCGGGCTGTTCGAGGATGTCGAGCGACTGCGCGCGGCGACGATCCAGGCATACACGGATGCGACCCCGGAGGCCTTCGCCCGGGCAGAGGCGATCGCCGACTCCTTCAGCATCGACCGCGCCGAAGAGGTCGCCCGCGCCTTCACCTGCTACTTCCACCTCGTCAACCTCGCCGAGGAGCACCAGCGCGTGCGGGTGCTGCGCCAGCGCGACGGCCGCCCCGACCGCGAGGACGCCACCGACTCGGTCGCTGCGGCCTTCGTGCGCCTGGCCGCCGAGATCGGCGACGATTCAGCCCTCGAGCGTCTGCAGGCGCTGCGCTTCCACCCTGTCTTCACCGCCCACCCGACCGAAGCACGCCGGCGAGCGATCTCCACGGGCATCCGCCGTCTGGCCGAGCTGCTGGAGGAACGCGACGCGACGCTGCGCAACGGCGCCGACGAGGGGCGGACCGAGCGGCAGATGCTCGAGGAGATCGACACGCTGTGGCGCACCGGCCCGCTTCGGGCCGAGAAGCCGTCGCCCACCGACGAGGTGCGCGCCGTGATGGCGGTCTTCGACGACACCCTGTTCACGTCGATCCCGGAGGTCTACCGTCGCGTCGACGATGCGCTGCAGGGACCGGCCGCCGGAAGCCGCTCCCCCGTGGTGCGCCCGTTCGTGAGGATCGGATCCTGGGTCGGCGGCGACCGTGACGGCAACCCGTTCGTGACGGCGTCGGTGACACGCAAGGCGGCGAAGATCGCCAGCGAGCACGTGCTGCTCGGTCTCGAGCGCGCGGCCCTCCGCATCGGACGCACCCTCACCCTCGACGTCGACACGACGCCGCCGAGCGACGCCGTCACGTCGCTGTGGCATCGGCTCCGCTCTGCCGACGAGGATGCGGCGCGCGACATCGCCAAGCGCTCCCCCGGCGAGCTGCACCGCAGCGTCGTGCTGCTGGCGGCACGGAAGATCGCCGCGACCCGCACCCGTGACGCTGATCTGGCCTACGCGACGCCGGACGAGCTGCTGGCCGACCTTCGCGTGGTGCAGGACTCCCTGGTCAGTGCCAGCGCACCGCGGCAGGCCTACGGCCAGCTGCAGCAGCTGATCTGGCAGGTCGAGACCTTCGGTTTCCACCTCGCCGAACTCGAGGTGCGCCAGCACTCCGCGGTGCACCGCAAGGTGCTCGACGAACTCGATGCCGGCGGCGAGCGGTCCGAGCTCGCCGAGGAGGTGCTCGAGGTCTTCCGCGTGGTGAAGTTCCTGCAGGACCGCTACGGTCCGCGTGCGGCAGGTCGCTACATCGTGTCGTTCACGCAGTCGGCTGAGGACCTCGCGAACGTGCACCGCCTCGCCCGCTACGCCGTCGGCGAGGGCGCCACCCCGCCCGTCCTCGATGTCATCCCCCTGTTCGAGACGTTCGCAGATCTCCAGGCCGCGCCCGGCATCCTGCGCGAGATCGTGCAGCATCCGGCGTTCGCGGCCCGTCTCGGCGAAACCGGAAACCGGCTCGAGGTCATGCTCGGGTACTCGGATTCGTCGAAGGACGTGGGCCCGGTCGCGGCGACTCTTGCGCTGTACGAGGCCCAGGCGGCGATCGCGGACTGGGCGAAGGAGTCCGGTATCGAGCTGACGCTGTTCCACGGCCGCGGCGGCGCTCTCGGGCGCGGCGGCGGACCGGCGAACTCGGCGATCCTCGCGCAGCCGCCGCACTCCGTCGACGGCCGGTTCAAGCTCACCGAACAGGGCGAGGTGATCTTCGCCCGCTACGGCGAGCCGGCGATCGCCAAGCGCCATATCGACCAGGTCGCCGCCGCCATGCTCCTGGCCTCCTCGCCTTCCGTGGAGCGCACCAATCGCCACGCCGCCGAGCGATTTCACGCGATCGGCGCGACGATGGATGCCGCCAGCCGCGACCGCTTCGCCGCGCTCGTGAACGCACCGGGCTTCGCGCCGTGGTTCGCGCAGGTGACGCCGATGGAGGAGATCGGGCTGCTGGCGCTGGGATCCCGCCCGGCGCGACGCGGGCTGTCGGTCGAGTCCCTGGCCGACCTGCGTGCCATCCCGTGGGTGTTCGCGTGGTCGCAGGCCCGCATCAACCTCGCCGGCTGGTTCGGTCTGGGAACGGCCCTCGAGGCGGTCGGCGACGAGGGTCAGCTTCGACGAGCCTACGAGCAGTGGCCGCTGTTCCGCACCCTCATCGACAACGTGGCGATGAGTCTCGCGAAGACCGACGACCGCATCGCGATGCGCTACCTGGACCTCGGCGACCGCGAGGAGCTCGCAACGCTGGTCCGCGAGGAGATGGCGCTCACCCGCGCGTGGGTCGTGCGCATCACCGACGGCGACGAGCTGCTGGCGAACAAGCCCGTGCTGCAGCGTGCGGTCAAGCTGCGCAGCCCGTACGTCGACGCGCTGTCCCTGCTCCAGCTGCGGGCGCTGCGCACCCTGCGCGACGACGCCGCGAACGGCCGCGACCTCGACCCCGACCAGCAGCGCCTGCTGCTGTTGTCGGTCAACGGCGTCTCGGCGGGTCTGCAGAACACCGGCTGA
- the nhaA gene encoding Na+/H+ antiporter NhaA has product MSQSPQSPPFLSLFRSERFPAIVLLVAAAAGLAVANSPAGPAVDDFINVYIGIPEFFELSVSHWIKDGLLALFFFVVAVELQFELTSGQLNSAKKALQPAIAAAGGVIVPIVIYLVIAHGSDAVNGWPIPTATDIAFALGVLAVFGKGLPSALRVFLLALAILDDIVGIIFIAVLFTSDVNYGMLLGAAGLVVLFGILSRRVDTRARIPITIALIVIGVVTWALVYKSGVHATIAGVALGLAMSQQPALHARHVLEPWVNGLVLPVFAFSAALVVIPQVSAGELSPAFWGVLVALPVGKIIGISIFGWISLRVGRREGPPALTFTDLLAAGSLGGIGFTVSLLLSELAFAEHPEIRDQATLGVLAGSMVSLVLAGVLVSWRAWHYRRLEQKTPATTA; this is encoded by the coding sequence ATGTCCCAGTCTCCTCAGTCGCCCCCGTTCCTGTCACTGTTCCGGTCCGAGCGCTTCCCCGCGATCGTCCTGCTCGTCGCCGCTGCGGCAGGCCTCGCCGTGGCCAACTCTCCCGCTGGGCCCGCCGTCGATGACTTCATAAACGTGTACATCGGCATCCCGGAGTTCTTCGAGCTGTCGGTGTCGCACTGGATCAAGGACGGCCTCCTCGCCCTCTTCTTCTTCGTCGTCGCCGTCGAGCTGCAGTTCGAACTCACCAGCGGCCAGCTGAACTCGGCCAAGAAGGCGTTGCAGCCGGCGATCGCCGCCGCGGGCGGCGTGATTGTCCCGATCGTCATCTACCTCGTCATCGCCCACGGCTCCGACGCGGTCAACGGCTGGCCCATCCCCACCGCGACCGACATCGCCTTCGCCCTCGGCGTGCTCGCGGTGTTCGGCAAGGGGCTCCCCTCCGCCCTCCGCGTCTTCCTGCTCGCTCTCGCGATCCTCGACGACATCGTGGGCATCATCTTCATCGCCGTGCTGTTCACGAGTGACGTCAACTACGGCATGCTCCTGGGGGCGGCGGGGCTGGTCGTGCTGTTCGGCATCCTCTCCCGCCGCGTCGACACCCGCGCCCGCATCCCGATCACGATCGCCTTGATCGTCATCGGCGTCGTGACGTGGGCGCTCGTGTACAAGTCGGGCGTGCACGCCACGATCGCCGGCGTCGCGCTCGGCCTCGCGATGAGCCAGCAGCCCGCCCTCCACGCTCGACACGTGCTGGAGCCCTGGGTGAACGGCCTCGTCCTCCCCGTCTTCGCGTTCTCCGCCGCGCTCGTGGTCATCCCCCAGGTGAGCGCGGGCGAGCTCTCTCCCGCCTTCTGGGGTGTGCTCGTCGCTCTGCCGGTCGGCAAGATCATCGGCATCTCGATCTTCGGATGGATCTCCCTGCGCGTCGGTCGTCGCGAGGGCCCGCCGGCGCTCACCTTCACCGACCTTCTGGCGGCGGGCTCGCTCGGTGGGATCGGGTTCACCGTCTCGCTGCTGCTGTCGGAGCTCGCCTTCGCCGAGCATCCGGAGATCCGCGATCAGGCGACGCTCGGTGTTCTCGCCGGGTCGATGGTCTCGCTCGTGCTCGCCGGTGTTCTCGTATCGTGGCGGGCATGGCACTATCGCCGTCTCGAGCAGAAGACCCCCGCGACGACCGCCTGA
- a CDS encoding MazG family protein, with amino-acid sequence MALSPSRAEDPRDDRLSDPLRQAADTMRAVRDRCVWTQQIDHRALVPYLVEESAELIDAIEAGPRAEMREELGDLLWQVLFHAEIASRDAEDPFDIDDVARGLTEKMVRRHPHVFAGAVANTPEEVLVHWNAAKAAEKHERQSVLDGVSHHMPSLALAQKLVGKAAQVGVGDSSRFARGATVPPVVERGSGATETKRPESEHDLGDALLALVAVARENGWDAERALRERLRGLTADVRAAEGGAADLEQ; translated from the coding sequence ATGGCACTATCGCCGTCTCGAGCAGAAGACCCCCGCGACGACCGCCTGAGCGATCCGCTCCGGCAAGCCGCCGACACGATGCGCGCGGTGCGTGACCGGTGCGTCTGGACGCAGCAGATCGACCATCGCGCACTCGTGCCGTATCTCGTGGAGGAGAGCGCCGAGCTCATCGACGCGATCGAGGCCGGCCCTCGGGCGGAGATGAGGGAGGAACTCGGCGACCTGCTGTGGCAGGTGCTGTTCCACGCCGAGATCGCCTCGAGGGATGCCGAGGACCCCTTCGACATCGACGACGTCGCGCGAGGGCTGACGGAGAAGATGGTGCGCCGGCACCCTCATGTGTTCGCCGGTGCCGTGGCGAACACTCCGGAAGAGGTCCTCGTGCACTGGAACGCCGCGAAGGCGGCCGAGAAGCACGAGCGGCAGTCCGTTCTCGATGGAGTATCGCACCACATGCCGTCGCTCGCGCTCGCGCAGAAGCTCGTCGGCAAGGCCGCGCAGGTGGGCGTGGGCGATTCGTCTCGCTTCGCTCGCGGGGCGACCGTCCCCCCGGTCGTTGAGCGAGGGAGCGGAGCGACCGAGACGAAACGCCCCGAGTCCGAGCACGACCTCGGCGACGCGCTGCTCGCACTCGTCGCCGTGGCCCGCGAGAACGGCTGGGACGCGGAGCGGGCCCTGCGTGAGCGCCTGCGCGGGCTCACCGCAGACGTCCGTGCGGCAGAGGGTGGGGCGGCCGACCTGGAACAATAG
- the hisS gene encoding histidine--tRNA ligase, producing MRDFLPADKARRERVLAVIRERYRAHGFDEIETPVMEEYARLHAGIGGDNEKLAFNVLKRGLNAEAIVAAAEDPAALTDLGLRYDLTVPLARFYATNRGQLPTIFRAVQIAPVWRAERPQKGRYRQFMQCDIDIIGDASTRAEVELITATLDTLDALGLEGGSVRINDRRLLDAMLEHFGFPVEERPSVLITIDKLDKIGPDGVRTELLERSGARAAVEAFAEFLSREPEEASGFGVEAIRAALPAGLDGEAVAALGEIGAAVAAARGAGVALTFDPFLVRGMGYYTGTIFEVAHPSVPYSLGGGGRYDGMIGRFLGQEAPAVGFSIGFERIVDLVADQVDQATPAIVLVHDRDVPVAELAALKAAFIRRGQRVRLEQRPRNLKTLLERAAADGYSHFAAVTAGAHIDDLEVKPLE from the coding sequence ATGCGCGACTTCCTCCCCGCAGACAAGGCCCGCCGCGAGCGAGTGCTCGCCGTCATCCGGGAGCGCTACCGCGCCCACGGCTTCGACGAGATCGAGACCCCCGTCATGGAGGAGTACGCGCGCCTGCATGCCGGCATCGGCGGTGACAACGAGAAGCTCGCCTTCAACGTGCTCAAGCGCGGGCTGAATGCCGAAGCGATCGTCGCGGCGGCCGAAGACCCCGCGGCGCTCACCGATCTCGGGCTCCGCTACGACCTCACCGTCCCGCTGGCGCGCTTCTATGCGACCAACCGCGGGCAGCTCCCCACGATCTTCCGGGCGGTGCAGATCGCGCCCGTGTGGCGAGCCGAACGACCGCAGAAGGGGCGCTATCGGCAGTTCATGCAGTGCGACATCGACATCATCGGGGATGCGTCCACCCGTGCCGAGGTGGAGCTGATCACTGCGACGCTGGACACCCTCGATGCCCTCGGGCTCGAGGGTGGCTCGGTGCGCATCAACGACCGGCGCCTGCTCGACGCGATGCTCGAGCACTTCGGCTTTCCCGTCGAGGAGCGCCCGAGCGTTCTCATCACGATCGACAAGCTCGACAAGATCGGCCCGGACGGGGTCCGTACCGAGTTGCTCGAGCGCTCCGGTGCGCGCGCGGCCGTCGAGGCCTTCGCGGAATTCCTTTCGCGCGAGCCGGAAGAGGCATCCGGGTTCGGCGTCGAGGCGATCCGCGCCGCGCTGCCCGCGGGGCTGGATGGGGAGGCGGTCGCTGCGCTCGGTGAGATCGGCGCGGCCGTCGCCGCCGCGCGCGGCGCCGGTGTGGCGCTCACGTTCGATCCGTTCCTCGTGCGGGGGATGGGGTATTACACCGGCACCATCTTCGAGGTCGCGCACCCGTCGGTGCCCTACTCGCTCGGCGGCGGCGGACGCTACGACGGCATGATCGGACGCTTCCTCGGGCAGGAGGCGCCGGCCGTCGGCTTCTCGATCGGCTTCGAGCGCATCGTCGACCTCGTCGCGGACCAGGTCGACCAGGCGACCCCGGCGATCGTGCTCGTGCACGACCGGGATGTGCCGGTCGCCGAGCTCGCCGCGCTGAAGGCCGCGTTCATCCGTCGCGGTCAGCGGGTGCGGCTCGAACAGCGACCGAGAAACCTCAAGACCCTGCTGGAGCGGGCTGCCGCGGACGGGTACTCCCACTTCGCGGCGGTGACCGCCGGGGCGCACATCGATGACCTCGAGGTCAAACCGCTCGAGTGA
- a CDS encoding SGNH/GDSL hydrolase family protein, producing the protein MSRAGTGVVVGMTAAGAVVSSMVVVRIALARQAAYARRVIGKPLGEDALEADRVWRRKLDGEPLELLILGDSIAAGLGATRRKETLGARIAKGLANRARRPVRLRTVAVVGSESSALREQLDDLPDEYEPDVAVIVVGGNDITHRVPVATSVSHLTEAIARLRSRGTQVVVGTCPDLGALRPVPQPLRSLGSRMSRQLALAQADAAVAAGAYAVSLRHAVGPFFISQPDEMFSLDRFHPSALGYRRTAEALLPAVAGSLGFGRTSAATRHPRGDAS; encoded by the coding sequence ATGAGCAGGGCCGGGACGGGCGTCGTGGTCGGGATGACCGCGGCGGGGGCGGTCGTATCGTCGATGGTGGTCGTCCGCATCGCGCTGGCGCGGCAGGCGGCGTACGCCCGCCGCGTGATCGGGAAGCCGCTGGGGGAGGATGCCCTCGAGGCGGACCGGGTGTGGCGGCGCAAGCTCGACGGCGAGCCGCTGGAGCTGCTGATCCTCGGTGACTCGATCGCCGCCGGTCTCGGCGCGACGCGACGCAAGGAGACGCTCGGGGCGCGCATCGCCAAGGGCCTCGCGAACAGGGCGCGGCGACCCGTGCGCCTGCGCACGGTGGCGGTCGTCGGATCCGAGTCATCGGCGCTCCGCGAGCAGCTCGATGACCTGCCGGACGAGTACGAACCCGACGTCGCGGTCATCGTCGTCGGCGGGAACGACATCACGCACCGCGTTCCGGTGGCGACCTCCGTCTCGCACCTGACCGAGGCGATCGCACGCCTCCGCTCGCGCGGAACGCAGGTGGTCGTCGGCACGTGTCCCGATCTCGGTGCCCTCCGTCCGGTGCCGCAGCCGCTTCGTTCGCTCGGATCGCGCATGTCGCGCCAGCTCGCACTCGCTCAGGCGGACGCGGCCGTCGCCGCCGGCGCGTATGCGGTCTCGCTCCGGCACGCCGTCGGCCCGTTCTTCATCTCGCAGCCCGATGAGATGTTCAGCCTTGATCGCTTCCACCCGAGCGCGCTCGGCTACCGCCGCACAGCCGAGGCGCTGCTGCCCGCCGTCGCCGGCTCTCTCGGTTTCGGTCGCACCAGCGCCGCCACACGCCACCCCCGCGGCGACGCTTCCTGA
- a CDS encoding GntR family transcriptional regulator translates to MLIRIDPSRDAALWEQVAASVRTAIAAGKIRSGERLPSAREVAGSLDLNLHTVLRAYQELRDEGLVDMRRGRGAVVTEAADGLRRLRDDVVALASRARSLGLAPDVLASLLADVDPEEDPS, encoded by the coding sequence GTGCTGATTCGGATCGACCCATCACGCGACGCGGCCCTGTGGGAACAGGTCGCCGCCTCGGTGCGCACCGCGATCGCCGCCGGGAAGATCCGCTCGGGGGAGAGGCTTCCCTCCGCGCGTGAGGTCGCCGGCTCGCTCGACCTCAACCTGCACACGGTGCTGCGCGCCTACCAGGAGCTGCGCGACGAGGGCCTCGTGGACATGAGGCGGGGCCGCGGTGCGGTCGTCACCGAGGCCGCCGACGGATTGCGCCGGCTCCGCGACGACGTGGTCGCCCTCGCCTCTCGTGCGCGGAGCCTCGGGCTCGCGCCGGACGTGCTCGCTTCGCTGCTGGCCGATGTGGATCCAGAGGAGGACCCGTCATGA
- a CDS encoding DUF1648 domain-containing protein, producing MTVSPPENDRKRLTRARRAFVWFGIVLPLAMTVAAVAIQLWLLPRVPDPVAVHWAVSGAPDGYAAPWTVPALSAGLGIGMTLVLSAFALLGSREGEWGATMRFLGSLAPAVVGAVMVVITGTYAAQVDLPAATQSAGIFGPLVWGSATGIVVGVVAWVSQPRLTVSGGTVRPATPVLLGPGERAVWVRTASLASGGMAVLVGAAVLLFALAALDIATAGSAWPILLIVAVVVTAAILATMLFRVRVDHDGLSVTSLLGVPRFRVSLDQVVEVKVVTINPMADFGGWGLRKALDGRTGVVLRRGEALEVERARGGAFVVTVDDASTASGLLLALRERGERGEGGDHGGAA from the coding sequence ATGACCGTCTCCCCTCCCGAGAACGATAGGAAACGACTCACCCGGGCGCGCCGCGCGTTCGTGTGGTTCGGCATCGTCCTGCCGCTGGCGATGACCGTCGCGGCGGTGGCGATCCAGCTGTGGCTGCTGCCTCGCGTTCCCGACCCCGTCGCGGTCCATTGGGCGGTGTCGGGCGCCCCCGACGGCTACGCGGCGCCGTGGACCGTTCCGGCCCTCAGTGCCGGCCTGGGCATCGGGATGACGCTCGTGCTGTCGGCGTTCGCCCTCCTCGGTTCGCGCGAGGGGGAGTGGGGAGCCACGATGCGGTTCCTCGGCTCGCTCGCTCCCGCCGTCGTGGGTGCCGTGATGGTCGTGATCACCGGAACGTATGCGGCGCAGGTCGATCTGCCGGCGGCCACGCAGTCGGCCGGGATCTTCGGACCGCTCGTCTGGGGCAGCGCCACGGGGATCGTCGTCGGAGTCGTGGCCTGGGTTTCGCAGCCGCGCCTGACGGTGAGCGGCGGAACTGTCCGCCCGGCGACACCGGTCCTCCTGGGGCCGGGCGAGCGCGCCGTCTGGGTGCGCACCGCATCTCTCGCGAGTGGCGGGATGGCGGTGCTCGTCGGTGCGGCGGTACTCCTCTTCGCACTCGCCGCACTCGACATCGCCACCGCGGGAAGCGCCTGGCCGATCCTGCTGATCGTGGCGGTCGTCGTGACAGCGGCCATCCTCGCCACCATGCTGTTCCGCGTCCGCGTCGACCACGACGGACTGAGCGTGACCAGCCTGCTGGGCGTGCCGAGGTTCCGGGTGTCACTCGATCAGGTCGTCGAGGTGAAGGTGGTCACGATCAATCCGATGGCGGACTTCGGCGGATGGGGACTGCGGAAGGCACTGGATGGACGCACCGGCGTGGTCCTGCGCCGTGGCGAGGCCCTCGAGGTCGAGCGCGCGAGGGGCGGAGCCTTCGTCGTCACCGTCGACGATGCATCGACGGCCTCCGGTCTCCTCCTGGCCCTGCGCGAGCGCGGCGAGCGCGGCGAAGGCGGCGACCACGGAGGCGCTGCATGA